The bacterium genomic sequence AGGTACATTCTTCGGACCACAACTCATTGGTTGGGTTGGGATCTATCCTCTGTGAGAGAATTGCATCTCGATCCATGCCGAAGGAGGAACCATGAAGGCCGTCATCCAACGCCAGGACTACACCAACAAACAAATCACCGGCACCCTCAACCTGTTCAACTCGCAGAACAAGAAGATCTTCAGTTGCAAGACGCTCGAGCTGCCGTGGCTGGACAATCTGCGCGGCATCTCCTGCATCCCGACGGGCAACTACGAGTGCAAAAAGCGCGTGTCGGACAAGTACAAGTGGAGCTACCACGTGAAAAGCCCGGGAACGGGCCAGGTGAATGGCCGCGATTGGGTCCTGATCCACCCGGGCAACTACTACACCCAGATCCTGGGCTGCATTCTGGTGGGGAAGGAGTTCGTCGATTTGAACAACGACGGATACAAGGACGTCACCAGCTCGGTCGCCACCGTCAAGGCCCTGCTGAAGCACGCCGGCAAGCAGATGGACCTGCAGATCAAGGGCAAGCAGGTGCCCTTCGGCGACGCCAGGCCCATCAGCGACGACCTGGCCGACCATGTGATGGCTGGCGACGACGCCACCGTACGGGTGAGCGCCCTGAAGATCCGACGCAAGGGCGATCCCAACGCCGACGAGGTCCCGAACGTTCTTCCCAACGCCTATCCCGTCAAGGTGAAGAAGGTGCAGGGCAACTGGGCGAAGGTGGAGGTCACCTTCTCGGGCTGGGTGTCGAAGGATCACCTGCTGAAGCAGCCTTGAGGTGCTTGCTTCCAGATGAGGTACGCTCGGTCGTCACTCATCGCGAGCCCTTGACGCGCGAGGAACACCTGGATCCGTCGGTAGCCGTAGCGCGGATACTGGTCCGCGAGTTCGCGCATCGCTGCGATCACGTGCGCGTCCCGCTTCGTCAGCAACGACTCGTACTCCATCGTGGATCTTGCCACCTTGAGCAGCGCGCACGCCCGGCGAAGCGAGATCCCGCGCCTTCGGACGTAGGCGACCTGCTTCCGTCGAGCGCACGCACTCACCACCTTATTGCCGCAACCTCCTTCATCACATCGATCTCGAGGTCGCGCTCCGCCATCGGCTTCTTGAGCTTCGCGTTCTCGCGCTCGAGCTGCCGAAGTCGCTTCACGTCTACGGCTTCCAGCTTCCCGAACCGCTTTCGCCAGGCGCAGATCGTCTGCTCGCTGACGCCGTGCTTCTTGGCCACCCGCACCACGGGCTCTTGTCCGCCTCGCGCAGGATCTTGACCATCTGCTATTCGCTGAACCGACTCTTCTTCATGGCTTCCTCCAACCCAGAAGCCATTCTCTCAGGTTTCAATCGGTCCGAATATCCCCAGGCAGGTCACCTGGGTCAACGTCATTGGTCAGCTTGGCCTGGTTTCGATCACTTAGGTACGCGGCCACCAGGTTTCTGAGCAACACCTCGACACTTAGTCCCTCGGCCTCCGCAGCAGTCTCGAGCGCGTCGTCTTCGGCAGACTCCAGATCGAAGGTGCGATAGACCGGGTCTTCGAGCTCATCGTGGGTCTTCTTCTCGGTTCTGCGAGCTTTCCTGCGTGCTGCCAAGGCTACTATCCTCCTGGTCCCAGAGCGAGACCGCGTCGGTAATCTCGATGAGCGCGAACTCGATCTCGTTGAGGAAATCGACGTCTTTGTCAGTCGTCGTATCTAGTCGTCGCAACTTTTCGAAGTGCGGGCGTGTTTGAAAGATCTCGAAGCGTGCTTCGTGATCCTCTCCCATCTTCCACTGAATGTCGATTCCGCGCGAGTCTTTGGCTGAAAGAACGATAGCCTTGACGACCACGGAGTCATATTTGTCACGCGGAACGTGGAAGAAAAATCCCTCTGAGGCGCTCTCGCCTGCATCCAGATACCAATCGGTGAGCACGGGCGCCACGTGGACAGCCAAGTCAAACGGTTCCGCCTCATGAAATGTCGCATAGTCATCATCGAGCGTGCGAAGATTCTCATTGGCTCGTTGTAGGAACTGTTTCGAACTTCTGGCATAGCCATCGAGCTCGGACCCCCAAGCGACGAACACACTAGGCATTACATGAACGCGCTGCGAGCTCGGGTTCTGCACGTGAAGCACACTGCGGAGTGCGATGTGTGACGAACTCGTGCCGGAAATCTCAATCTCGAGTTGTCCGGCTAGGTGTGAGGGGAGCGAGCGCGGTACCCAGTACTCCTGGTAGACGAATATATAGAGAACCCAGCTGCCGCCGATGACGATCGCGATCGATTGGATCAGCGCGTTGACATTGGGGGCATTGTCCAGCCAGGGCTTCTTACTACTCATCCCCAGAAGTCCTCTCGAGAGGAATGCGCAGCTTCCCGAAACAACGCCCGAAGATCGGTCAACACCGGCAGATCCCGACCATCGCATAGAGCCGAACGAGACAACCCCGGCCAGCGACCTTGCGCATCGACAACGCGGCGTTCGTTGATGCCGCGGCCCAGCAGTAGCGCTACCGCTCCACTGCCATGATCGGTCCCACCGTATCGGTTCTCGCGCGCGGTTCGCCCAAACTCGCTGACTATCAGACAACGCACTCGAGGCCAGTTTGCGCCCAGGCGGTGCTTGAAATCAGCGAGACCGCCCGAGAGATCACGAGTAAGTCGTTCGAGCTGACCGGCTTGATCGCGATGCGTGTCCCAGCCGCTTTGGGTGACGACTAACACACCCGAGCCGGCATCCGACGCGATTCGTTCGGCCGCGCGTTCAAGTTGTGCATCGAGCGTGGTTTCGCCAGTCGGATCGAGCCATTTGGGTGGCGCGTTCTCGGTCGCCCACAGCGAGTCTGCGAGCCGTGCCTGCGACCGCTGATGAGCCCGCGTCGCGTTCTCGACGCCCACACCGTGAAATACAGCCAAATCACCTCGCGAAAAGAACGAGTGGAGCTCGCTCAGCCCGGCGTGCATCGCGAATCGATCGGTTAACAAGAGGCCGCTATAGTTGGCGAGGGTCGGCCGCGCCTCGAAGTAATCTGGGTCTCGAGTTGGAAAGACGAGCCCGAGGCCGTCGGCACCACCTCTCAAGTGGACTACCACCACGTAGCGACCGAGTGCGGAGGCGCGGCTTTGTCGTATCGGTGTGAAGAGTAGACCGGGTGCAAGGCCAACGGCTGTTCGCAACAGATCGCGACGTCGATACTTCATCAGGCGACTACTTCCTGCGAATTGATGACGGGGTAGACTCGGCATCCGCGTGGATTCATATACAAAGCGATCGCGAACATGAAGAGAGCCCTCTTTCTGCCCGCTCCTAATCCCTCGTTGCGAGGTTCGGAATCTCGGCTTCGAAGCCGCTCTTTATCAGGTCGTCTGAGACCTTGCGAATTTCGTTAAGCGCATCGATCGCCTTCTGGCTGCGGAGTTGTTCCGCGACCTTTCGAATATCGCCCATGCTGACCTCGATCGTCGGCGCGTTGTCGCGGAACTGCTTTACGAACTGATCGGCCTTGATGATCGCGTCCTGCTCGGTGAGCGCAATCGCCTTGGGGAGCGAGAGCGTCACCGCCAAGATCGTGCGCACCAGGGTCAGCAACGCCACCAGCCAGACCTTCACTACCTCACCCTTCTTCCAGGTAAAGGCGGCGATGACGTGGATGATGATCTTGCCGATGGCCGCCGGGTCGATGGCGTTGCCGAGGTTGCTCTTGATCGCCTCGAACACGCGCCGCTTGAGCAGCAGCCAAATCGTCGGCGCGTGCACGGCAAGCACCTTCGCAGCGGCGAGGTAGGTGCTGGCGAACCGGACGAGCGACCAGATGACCTTCGGGCCACCCACCTCCGTCGTCGCCGCACCCATGTTTGTGGCGGTGAC encodes the following:
- a CDS encoding DUF1501 domain-containing protein is translated as MPSLPRHQFAGSSRLMKYRRRDLLRTAVGLAPGLLFTPIRQSRASALGRYVVVVHLRGGADGLGLVFPTRDPDYFEARPTLANYSGLLLTDRFAMHAGLSELHSFFSRGDLAVFHGVGVENATRAHQRSQARLADSLWATENAPPKWLDPTGETTLDAQLERAAERIASDAGSGVLVVTQSGWDTHRDQAGQLERLTRDLSGGLADFKHRLGANWPRVRCLIVSEFGRTARENRYGGTDHGSGAVALLLGRGINERRVVDAQGRWPGLSRSALCDGRDLPVLTDLRALFREAAHSSREDFWG